From Streptomyces sp. NBC_01754, a single genomic window includes:
- a CDS encoding response regulator transcription factor, giving the protein MREDGKITVFLLDDHEVVRRGVHELLSVEEDIEVVGEAGTAADALARIPATRPDVAVLDVRLPDGSGVEVCREVRSRDESVKCLMLTSYADDEALFDAIMAGASGYVLKAIRGNELLNAVRDVAAGKSLLDPAATARVLERLREGKSGGDDRLAGLTDQERRILDLIGEGLTNRVIGERLHLAEKTIKNYVSSLLSKLGMERRSQAAAYVARLQAEKR; this is encoded by the coding sequence GTGCGTGAAGACGGAAAAATCACTGTATTCCTTCTGGACGACCACGAAGTCGTCCGCCGCGGAGTGCACGAGCTGCTCTCCGTCGAGGAGGACATCGAGGTCGTCGGCGAGGCGGGCACCGCCGCCGACGCCCTGGCGCGCATCCCCGCGACGCGGCCGGACGTCGCGGTCCTGGACGTACGGCTGCCGGACGGCAGCGGCGTGGAGGTGTGCCGCGAGGTGCGCTCCCGGGACGAGAGCGTCAAGTGCCTGATGCTCACCTCGTACGCCGACGACGAGGCCCTGTTCGACGCGATCATGGCCGGCGCCTCCGGGTACGTCCTGAAGGCGATCCGCGGCAACGAGCTGCTGAACGCCGTACGCGATGTGGCGGCCGGCAAGTCGCTGCTCGACCCGGCCGCGACCGCGCGGGTGCTGGAGCGGCTCCGCGAGGGGAAGAGCGGGGGCGACGACCGGCTGGCCGGCCTGACGGACCAGGAGCGCAGGATCCTCGACCTCATCGGCGAGGGACTGACCAACCGGGTGATCGGCGAGCGACTGCACCTCGCCGAGAAGACGATCAAGAACTACGTGTCCAGTCTGCTGTCGAAGCTGGGGATGGAGCGCCGCTCGCAGGCGGCCGCGTACGTGGCGCGGCTCCAGGCCGAGAAGCGCTGA
- a CDS encoding pyridoxamine 5'-phosphate oxidase family protein, translating into MPGSGSGSAVGSGFAPGSGSFSPGSGSVSGAGSVSGSGPVSGSGPGSGSAPGSASDAASVSASDRRRAIKLLARVRYGRLATSMRALPFLAVARHQVVEGRVLLRMHRGLGYHEPCDGSVIAYGADNFGSAPAPAPGDADGLWSVLFTGPAELTHPTADQRALFGAGPAEVNGEPFDPVYLRLEPHVVRMHTLAFGASP; encoded by the coding sequence GTGCCCGGCTCCGGTTCCGGCTCGGCTGTCGGTTCCGGCTTCGCACCGGGTTCCGGTTCTTTTTCCCCAGGTTCCGGTTCCGTTTCCGGTGCTGGTTCCGTTTCGGGTTCTGGTCCCGTTTCGGGTTCTGGTCCCGGTTCCGGGTCCGCTCCGGGTTCTGCTTCTGATGCTGCCTCCGTCTCCGCTTCCGACAGACGGCGCGCCATCAAGCTGCTGGCCCGGGTCCGATACGGCCGGCTGGCCACGAGCATGCGGGCGCTGCCCTTCCTCGCGGTGGCCCGGCACCAGGTGGTCGAGGGCCGGGTGCTCCTGCGGATGCACAGGGGCCTGGGCTATCACGAACCCTGCGACGGCAGCGTCATCGCCTACGGGGCGGACAACTTCGGCTCGGCGCCGGCACCCGCGCCGGGAGACGCGGACGGCCTGTGGTCGGTGCTGTTCACCGGCCCCGCCGAACTCACGCATCCCACCGCCGACCAGCGCGCCCTCTTCGGCGCCGGGCCCGCGGAGGTGAACGGCGAGCCCTTCGATCCGGTGTACCTCCGCCTCGAACCGCACGTCGTGCGTATGCATACTCTCGCTTTCGGCGCAAGTCCGTAA
- a CDS encoding phosphotransferase: MLRRYPRAGEPLACEPLTKGLLNHGYRVSTTCGTYFLKHHLDKHHLDDASGDHATIVRQHRATQQLHSLGVPVAPPLADTDGDTVTVIDGRRYALHPWVDGLHRDGAQLTTAQSRRLGALLGAVHTGLEQVMEAAPPPPVRGQSPDPADTFALIDDLLASASARGTGPRDAFDELAVHRLVERRALLEQHAHRRPPPPGEPARGWVHGDFHPLNLLYRGPDPVAIVDWDRLGVQPRAEEAVRAAAIFFVRPDGELALEKVRAYARAYRRSAGATAAELASAVHRVWWERLNDFWILRWRYRLHDRRADPQFPAVSALAVWWTRAYETVSEAFTE; encoded by the coding sequence GTGCTGCGCCGCTACCCCCGGGCCGGCGAGCCCCTCGCCTGCGAGCCGCTCACCAAGGGCCTGCTGAACCACGGTTACCGGGTCTCCACCACCTGCGGGACGTACTTCCTCAAGCACCATCTCGACAAGCACCACCTCGACGACGCCAGTGGTGACCACGCCACCATCGTCCGGCAGCACCGTGCGACCCAGCAGCTCCACTCGCTGGGCGTCCCCGTCGCACCGCCTCTCGCGGACACGGACGGTGACACGGTGACCGTCATCGACGGCCGACGCTACGCCCTGCATCCGTGGGTGGACGGGCTCCACCGGGACGGCGCCCAGCTGACGACCGCCCAGTCACGACGGCTCGGGGCTCTCCTCGGCGCCGTACACACGGGGCTGGAACAAGTCATGGAGGCGGCCCCGCCGCCGCCCGTACGGGGTCAGAGCCCCGATCCCGCCGACACGTTCGCCCTGATCGACGATCTGCTGGCCTCCGCGTCCGCGCGGGGCACCGGGCCCCGGGACGCCTTCGACGAACTCGCCGTGCACCGCCTCGTGGAACGGCGCGCCCTGCTGGAACAGCACGCGCACCGCCGCCCGCCACCGCCGGGAGAGCCCGCACGGGGGTGGGTGCACGGCGACTTCCACCCGCTGAACCTCCTCTACCGGGGGCCCGACCCGGTGGCCATCGTGGACTGGGACCGGCTCGGTGTGCAGCCCCGGGCGGAGGAGGCGGTGCGGGCCGCGGCGATCTTCTTCGTCCGGCCGGACGGGGAGCTGGCCCTGGAGAAGGTACGGGCGTACGCCCGCGCCTACCGGCGGTCGGCCGGAGCCACGGCGGCCGAGCTCGCCTCGGCGGTGCACCGGGTGTGGTGGGAACGGCTGAACGACTTCTGGATACTGCGCTGGCGCTACCGCCTGCACGACCGCAGGGCCGACCCGCAGTTCCCCGCGGTGTCGGCCCTGGCGGTGTGGTGGACGCGCGCCTACGAGACGGTCAGTGAGGCCTTCACGGAGTGA
- a CDS encoding protein kinase domain-containing protein: MAPESEANGGGVSDGTDSWGVDGVVGDGRYRMTHRLGRGGMAEVFAAEDVRLGRTVAVKLLRSDLAEDPVSKARFTREAQSVAGLNHHAIVAVYDSGEDVVGGATVPYIVMELVEGRTIRDLLISAEAPPPEQALIIVSGVLEALAYSHQHGIVHRDIKPANVIITHSGAVKVMDFGIARALHGAQSTMTQTGMVMGTPQYLSPEQALGKAVDHRSDLYATGCLLYELLAMRPPFTGETPLSVVYQHVQDIPVPPSDVYESVPPELDGMVMRSLAKDPDDRFQSAEEMRGLVQYSLQMLQVQGGHTGTWNTGPVMANEGGHTAAMNMGNTAAMARPMHGDTSQGPILPPMNPDDGAYAGGHPNGGGRGKMWLFVVLALIAIGAGVAFAIKAGNENSGQDPAPSPSTTVSPSPDASSATPTDEATDEESEAPQNSTGDQNWRTRQPSWPPSDDTSTGPSDEPTEPTTSPEPGTSEGGSATEGQGGDDEGPDAGSGDPDGTGGESANGGGAAEGASNGAAAGTASGVTTGNANGGGGGNSAG; the protein is encoded by the coding sequence ATGGCACCCGAATCCGAAGCAAACGGCGGCGGAGTTTCGGATGGCACCGACTCCTGGGGCGTCGACGGTGTGGTCGGTGACGGCCGTTACCGCATGACCCACCGGCTCGGCCGGGGCGGAATGGCGGAGGTGTTCGCCGCGGAGGACGTGCGTCTGGGACGTACGGTCGCGGTGAAACTGCTCCGCTCCGATCTTGCCGAGGACCCGGTCTCCAAGGCCCGCTTCACGCGTGAGGCGCAGTCGGTCGCCGGGCTCAACCACCATGCGATCGTCGCCGTGTACGACTCCGGTGAGGACGTCGTGGGCGGCGCGACCGTGCCGTACATCGTGATGGAGCTGGTCGAGGGGCGCACCATCCGCGACCTCCTCATCAGTGCCGAGGCCCCGCCGCCCGAGCAGGCGCTGATCATCGTCTCGGGCGTGCTGGAGGCGCTGGCGTACTCGCACCAGCACGGCATCGTGCACCGCGACATCAAGCCGGCGAACGTGATCATCACCCACTCCGGTGCCGTCAAGGTGATGGACTTCGGCATCGCCCGTGCGCTGCACGGTGCCCAGTCGACGATGACGCAGACCGGCATGGTCATGGGCACGCCCCAGTACCTCTCCCCCGAGCAGGCGCTCGGCAAGGCGGTCGACCACCGCTCCGACCTGTACGCCACCGGCTGCCTCCTCTACGAACTCCTCGCCATGCGACCCCCGTTCACCGGGGAGACACCGCTGTCGGTGGTGTACCAGCACGTCCAGGACATCCCGGTCCCGCCGTCGGACGTCTACGAGTCCGTACCGCCCGAGCTGGACGGCATGGTCATGCGTTCCCTCGCCAAGGACCCGGACGACCGGTTCCAGAGCGCCGAGGAGATGCGCGGGCTGGTCCAGTACTCGCTCCAGATGCTCCAGGTGCAGGGCGGGCACACCGGTACGTGGAACACCGGCCCGGTCATGGCGAACGAGGGCGGCCACACCGCCGCGATGAACATGGGCAACACGGCCGCGATGGCGCGCCCCATGCACGGGGACACCTCACAGGGCCCGATCCTGCCGCCGATGAACCCGGACGACGGGGCGTACGCCGGCGGGCACCCCAACGGCGGCGGCCGCGGCAAGATGTGGCTCTTCGTCGTGCTCGCCCTCATCGCGATCGGGGCCGGTGTGGCGTTCGCCATCAAGGCGGGCAACGAGAACAGCGGTCAGGACCCGGCGCCCAGTCCCTCCACGACGGTCTCCCCGTCTCCCGACGCCTCCTCGGCGACGCCGACGGACGAGGCGACGGACGAGGAGAGCGAGGCGCCGCAGAACTCAACGGGGGACCAGAACTGGCGTACCCGGCAGCCGTCCTGGCCGCCGTCCGACGACACCTCGACCGGACCGTCCGACGAACCGACGGAGCCCACCACCTCGCCCGAACCGGGGACGAGCGAAGGAGGCTCGGCGACGGAGGGCCAAGGCGGCGACGACGAGGGGCCGGACGCCGGGTCCGGCGACCCGGATGGGACCGGCGGCGAATCGGCCAACGGCGGCGGGGCCGCCGAAGGCGCGAGCAACGGTGCCGCCGCCGGGACCGCGTCCGGTGTGACGACGGGCAACGCCAACGGTGGTGGCGGCGGCAACTCCGCCGGATAG
- a CDS encoding protein kinase domain-containing protein: MSHDGAHGTQGRYAGGSVAGGRYQLRDLLGEGGMASVYLAYDTALDRQVAIKTLHTELGREQSFRERFRREAQAVAKLQHTNIVSVFDTGEDELGGALMPYIVMEYVEGQPLGSVLHADIRQYGAMPADKALKVTADVLAALETSHEMGLVHRDIKPGNVMMTKRGVVKVMDFGIARAMQSGVTSMTQTGMVVGTPQYLSPEQALGRGVDARSDLYSVGIMLFQLLTGRIPFDADSALAIAYAHVQEQPVAPSSINRSVTPAMDALVARALRKNPNERFPSAAAMQDEVTRVLNAGVAAGSPAIITGGGPVNSGAGVGSAVFPPVDQGTPAPSAVQTPYQPQPHQPGPYAPAPTPGYGYPQAPQQYGTPAPLAHQTPPPYTVPAQHTGAGGGGGSRRNMPVIVGSVVVALAAVGGLIGMLLMDRDAESGKSGDPGTSESAAGEHKPPERNRTMKSEACTDAREDSNDPAKVQAPSFMYKDILSAKSCIDAAGWTVKVIEVPGNTYAEDQVIDQFPSPGAAVAERGAHFELRIATGDPA; the protein is encoded by the coding sequence ATGAGCCACGACGGCGCGCACGGAACACAGGGGCGCTACGCGGGCGGCTCCGTCGCCGGGGGGCGCTACCAGCTGCGCGACCTGCTCGGCGAGGGCGGTATGGCCTCCGTCTACCTGGCGTACGACACGGCCCTCGACCGCCAGGTCGCCATCAAGACCCTGCACACGGAACTGGGCCGCGAGCAGTCCTTCCGCGAGCGGTTCCGGCGCGAGGCCCAGGCGGTCGCCAAGCTCCAGCACACCAACATCGTCTCGGTGTTCGACACGGGCGAGGACGAGCTCGGCGGCGCGCTGATGCCGTACATCGTCATGGAGTACGTCGAGGGACAGCCGCTCGGCTCCGTACTCCACGCGGACATCCGGCAGTACGGCGCGATGCCGGCCGACAAGGCGCTCAAGGTCACGGCCGATGTGCTCGCCGCCCTGGAGACCAGCCACGAGATGGGGCTGGTGCACCGGGACATCAAGCCCGGGAACGTCATGATGACCAAGCGCGGTGTGGTCAAGGTCATGGACTTCGGCATCGCCCGCGCCATGCAGTCCGGCGTCACCTCCATGACCCAGACGGGCATGGTCGTCGGCACCCCGCAGTACCTCTCCCCCGAGCAGGCCCTCGGCCGCGGTGTGGACGCGCGCTCCGACCTCTACTCGGTCGGCATCATGCTCTTCCAACTCCTCACGGGGCGCATCCCGTTCGACGCGGACTCGGCGCTCGCCATCGCGTACGCGCATGTGCAGGAACAGCCGGTGGCGCCGTCGAGTATCAACCGGTCGGTCACCCCCGCGATGGACGCGCTCGTCGCCCGCGCCCTCAGGAAGAACCCGAACGAGCGCTTCCCCAGTGCTGCGGCGATGCAGGACGAGGTCACGCGCGTACTCAACGCGGGGGTCGCCGCGGGAAGCCCGGCGATCATCACCGGTGGCGGCCCGGTGAACAGCGGAGCGGGCGTGGGTTCGGCGGTCTTCCCGCCCGTCGACCAGGGCACGCCGGCGCCGTCCGCCGTCCAGACGCCGTACCAGCCGCAGCCCCACCAGCCGGGCCCGTACGCCCCGGCGCCCACGCCGGGTTACGGATACCCGCAGGCTCCCCAGCAGTACGGGACGCCCGCACCCCTCGCACACCAGACCCCGCCGCCCTACACGGTGCCCGCGCAGCACACGGGTGCCGGGGGCGGCGGCGGTTCGAGGCGGAACATGCCGGTCATCGTGGGGTCGGTCGTCGTCGCGCTGGCCGCCGTGGGCGGTCTGATCGGGATGCTCCTCATGGACCGCGACGCCGAGAGCGGCAAGAGCGGCGACCCTGGGACGAGCGAGTCCGCGGCGGGCGAACACAAGCCGCCGGAGCGCAACCGGACGATGAAGTCCGAGGCGTGCACGGACGCGAGGGAGGACTCGAACGACCCGGCCAAGGTCCAGGCACCGAGCTTCATGTACAAGGACATCCTCTCGGCGAAGAGCTGCATCGACGCCGCCGGGTGGACGGTCAAGGTGATCGAGGTGCCGGGCAACACGTACGCCGAGGACCAGGTCATCGACCAGTTCCCGTCCCCGGGTGCCGCCGTCGCCGAACGAGGCGCGCACTTCGAACTGCGCATCGCCACGGGCGACCCGGCCTGA
- a CDS encoding PadR family transcriptional regulator, producing MSIRHGLLALLERGPRYGSQLRTEFESRTGSTWPLNVGQVYTTLSRLERDGLVAQDGEDDAGHTLYSITDDGHDELRSWFESPVDRTNPPRDELAIKLAMAVGAPGVDIRAVIQSQRSHTLKAMQDYTRLKAQALAHGPADRDEVAWLLVVEQLIFQAEAEARWLDHCESRLVRLADAAATEPAAPPAGAPDRRRAAKAGGNRPGSRR from the coding sequence ATGTCGATTCGCCACGGGCTGCTGGCCCTTCTGGAGCGGGGCCCCCGGTACGGCTCGCAGCTCCGCACCGAATTCGAGTCCCGCACGGGCTCCACCTGGCCATTGAACGTCGGCCAGGTCTACACGACCCTCAGCCGGCTGGAACGTGACGGCCTGGTGGCCCAGGACGGTGAGGACGACGCGGGCCACACGCTCTACTCCATCACCGACGACGGCCATGACGAGCTGCGGAGTTGGTTCGAGAGCCCCGTCGACCGCACCAACCCGCCCCGGGACGAGCTGGCCATCAAGCTCGCCATGGCCGTGGGCGCGCCCGGGGTGGACATCCGGGCCGTCATCCAGTCGCAGCGCAGCCACACCTTGAAGGCCATGCAGGACTACACACGGCTCAAGGCGCAGGCGCTCGCCCATGGGCCTGCGGACCGCGACGAGGTGGCCTGGCTCCTCGTGGTCGAACAGCTGATCTTCCAGGCCGAGGCCGAGGCCAGGTGGCTGGACCACTGCGAGTCCCGCCTCGTGCGCCTCGCCGACGCCGCAGCCACGGAGCCCGCCGCACCTCCCGCCGGTGCGCCCGACAGGCGCAGGGCCGCGAAAGCCGGTGGCAACCGCCCCGGCTCCCGCCGCTGA
- a CDS encoding ABC transporter ATP-binding protein, whose translation MSSPVPAPSTGLPVDRPVLELRELTRTHGSGVAEVHALRGVNLSVRTGELVAVMGPSGSGKSTLLTLAGGLDTASGGQVVIEGQDLSGLGPKGLAALRRRSVGYVFQDYNLIHALTAAENIALPRELDGVPVRKAREEAMAALEEMRLTEIADRFPDEMSGGQQQRVAIARALIGERRLVLADEPTGALDSETGEAVLALLRDRCDQGAAGMMVTHEPRYAAWADRVVFLRDGSVVDQTSSSDAESLLTAEGAE comes from the coding sequence ATGTCCTCGCCCGTTCCTGCCCCGTCCACCGGTCTGCCGGTGGACAGGCCCGTCCTCGAGCTACGGGAACTGACCCGTACCCACGGCTCCGGCGTCGCCGAGGTGCACGCCCTGCGCGGCGTCAACCTGTCCGTACGCACCGGGGAGCTCGTCGCCGTGATGGGCCCTTCCGGCTCCGGTAAGTCCACTCTCCTGACCCTGGCCGGCGGGCTCGACACCGCGAGCGGCGGCCAGGTCGTCATCGAGGGCCAGGACCTCTCCGGCCTCGGCCCCAAGGGCCTCGCCGCCCTGCGCCGCCGCAGCGTGGGCTACGTCTTCCAGGACTACAACCTGATCCACGCCCTCACCGCCGCCGAGAACATCGCCCTGCCCCGCGAGCTGGACGGCGTCCCGGTGCGCAAGGCGCGCGAGGAGGCCATGGCGGCCCTGGAGGAGATGCGGCTCACCGAGATCGCCGACCGCTTCCCGGACGAGATGTCCGGCGGCCAGCAGCAGCGGGTCGCCATCGCCCGCGCGCTCATCGGCGAGCGGCGGCTGGTACTCGCCGACGAACCCACCGGAGCACTCGACTCCGAGACCGGCGAGGCCGTGCTGGCGCTGCTCCGCGACCGCTGCGACCAAGGAGCGGCGGGAATGATGGTGACCCACGAACCGCGCTACGCGGCCTGGGCGGACCGGGTCGTCTTCCTCCGCGACGGGTCGGTGGTGGACCAGACGTCGTCCAGCGACGCGGAGTCGCTGCTCACCGCAGAGGGCGCCGAGTGA
- a CDS encoding FtsX-like permease family protein, with the protein MSLLPGWRAALRIARRDALRAKGRSALVVAMIALPVLGVTAADVTYRSTTPTKAEQLTAQMGSADAVFSSARIGPVPVEQLPNATNWGTPGHRMAETDGDTSLPVDVPGTIPKGSRYVTEQSAPATVTTRHGIVTTEIVELRTSDQVVRGKLELTGGSYPSGKGEMVATDRFLESTGLHIGSRTTLRGPEQSYTITGSVELPDDLAKHALYAEPGAVLAPWKAASDRDEKVVPPNPDAMHWLVQGPAGAGISWPDVLAANEKGVLVLSRQAVLDPPPDSEIPRAATAGDSFEPGQLELSAAMVTVIVMAVLEIVLLAGPAFAVGARRSRRQLGLIGSCGGDRRQVRAVVLAGGVVLGGAGAVTGVVAGVGLTAAFRPLIEGWEEHRFGRLELRWAELLTIGAVGLVTGVLAALAPAIAAGRRPVLESLTGRRGTRRSSRVLPMVGGAALASGVAVAVLGGLTTDTTLVAGGSVVAELGLLGCVPVIVGFIGRFGARLPLSPRLALRDAARNRGRTAPAVAAVMAAVAGTVALATYTVSMTAQHAYDRVPAMTPGTVALLATDPAGVDQLPLARAAAEQTLPVTGAHAGLGRVWAGSDCSVYHEDESGCGTLTLVKPKGEGHSCPLRGPGARELAESLSAAAHKDLMNSPACTDENGTVTAFDSGASKIVVGDAALLTSYVKLDDPAAAKALAAGTPVLLNSAYAKNGQVTLKAVHTYDDRDKENRKPHPGKAEITTERLKVYVAPAEYSTTPGIRMILPEKTADRLGLHTAPYGSLYSVTHPPTDAEQQAMSSALAQAGNGVHLQAAYEYADEEDVTLLILALFAGVVTLGAAAITTGLAKADSEADLATLGAVGAPPRLRRTLSGFQCGVVALTGVLLGTVAGVVPAVALRLVDLSNSMDLMRAQPMYSAYTPIILPWETIGLLVVAVPVLAGLLAAAFSRSRPDMTRRAG; encoded by the coding sequence GTGAGCCTCCTTCCCGGCTGGCGCGCCGCCCTCCGGATCGCCCGGCGCGACGCCCTGCGGGCCAAGGGGCGCAGTGCGCTCGTCGTCGCGATGATCGCACTGCCGGTCCTCGGCGTCACGGCCGCCGACGTCACCTACCGCAGCACCACCCCCACCAAGGCCGAACAGCTGACGGCCCAGATGGGCTCGGCGGACGCGGTCTTCAGCTCGGCGCGCATCGGGCCCGTGCCGGTGGAGCAGCTGCCCAACGCGACGAACTGGGGCACCCCCGGCCACCGGATGGCGGAAACGGACGGTGACACCTCCCTGCCCGTCGACGTACCGGGCACCATCCCGAAGGGCTCCCGGTACGTGACCGAGCAGTCCGCCCCCGCCACGGTCACCACCCGGCACGGCATCGTCACCACCGAGATCGTCGAGCTGCGCACCTCCGACCAGGTCGTCCGGGGAAAGCTCGAGCTGACCGGGGGGTCCTACCCGAGCGGCAAGGGCGAGATGGTGGCGACCGACCGGTTCCTGGAGTCGACCGGGCTGCACATCGGCTCCCGCACCACGCTGCGCGGGCCCGAGCAGTCCTACACGATCACCGGGAGCGTGGAGCTGCCCGACGACCTCGCGAAGCACGCGCTGTACGCCGAGCCGGGGGCGGTCCTCGCCCCCTGGAAGGCGGCGTCCGACCGGGACGAGAAGGTGGTACCGCCCAACCCGGACGCCATGCACTGGCTGGTACAGGGCCCTGCCGGGGCGGGTATCTCCTGGCCGGACGTGCTCGCGGCCAACGAGAAGGGGGTCCTGGTGCTGTCCCGCCAGGCCGTCCTCGACCCGCCGCCCGACTCCGAGATACCCAGGGCCGCGACCGCCGGGGACAGCTTCGAACCCGGGCAGCTGGAACTGAGCGCGGCCATGGTGACCGTCATCGTCATGGCCGTCCTGGAAATCGTCCTGCTGGCCGGTCCCGCGTTCGCCGTCGGCGCTCGCCGTTCCCGTAGGCAGCTCGGTCTCATCGGCTCCTGCGGCGGCGACCGGCGTCAGGTGCGGGCCGTGGTCCTCGCCGGTGGCGTGGTGCTCGGCGGAGCCGGAGCCGTCACCGGGGTCGTCGCGGGCGTCGGGCTGACCGCCGCCTTCCGTCCGCTGATCGAGGGCTGGGAGGAGCACCGGTTCGGCCGGCTCGAACTCCGCTGGGCAGAGTTGCTGACGATCGGCGCCGTCGGCCTCGTCACCGGCGTCCTGGCGGCGCTGGCCCCCGCGATCGCGGCCGGCCGGAGACCCGTCCTGGAATCGCTCACCGGCCGCCGCGGAACACGGCGGAGCTCCCGTGTCCTGCCGATGGTGGGCGGTGCGGCACTGGCGAGCGGCGTGGCCGTCGCCGTCCTCGGGGGACTGACCACCGACACGACGCTGGTCGCGGGCGGTTCCGTGGTCGCCGAGCTCGGGCTGCTCGGGTGCGTACCGGTGATCGTCGGCTTCATCGGCCGGTTCGGCGCCCGTCTGCCGCTCTCCCCCCGGTTGGCGCTGCGCGACGCCGCCCGCAACCGCGGGCGCACGGCTCCGGCGGTCGCCGCCGTGATGGCGGCGGTCGCGGGCACCGTGGCCCTCGCCACCTACACGGTCAGCATGACGGCGCAACACGCGTACGACCGTGTCCCCGCGATGACGCCCGGCACGGTGGCGCTCCTGGCCACGGATCCTGCGGGCGTCGACCAGCTCCCCCTGGCCAGGGCCGCCGCGGAACAGACCCTGCCGGTCACCGGCGCCCACGCCGGCCTCGGACGGGTCTGGGCGGGGTCCGACTGCTCCGTGTACCACGAGGACGAGAGCGGCTGCGGCACGCTCACCCTGGTCAAGCCCAAGGGGGAGGGCCACAGCTGCCCGTTGCGGGGACCGGGGGCCAGGGAGCTCGCCGAGAGTCTCTCCGCAGCCGCCCACAAGGATCTGATGAACTCTCCCGCGTGCACGGACGAGAACGGCACCGTGACCGCGTTCGACTCGGGCGCAAGCAAGATCGTCGTGGGGGACGCCGCGCTGCTCACCTCATACGTGAAGCTCGACGACCCCGCGGCGGCAAAGGCGCTGGCAGCCGGCACACCGGTACTGCTCAACTCCGCGTACGCGAAGAACGGCCAGGTGACCCTCAAGGCCGTCCACACGTACGACGACCGCGACAAGGAGAACCGGAAGCCGCACCCGGGCAAGGCCGAGATCACCACGGAGCGCCTGAAGGTGTACGTCGCCCCGGCGGAGTACAGCACCACCCCGGGCATCCGGATGATCCTTCCGGAGAAGACCGCGGACCGGCTCGGACTGCATACCGCGCCCTACGGCAGTCTCTACTCCGTCACGCACCCACCGACCGACGCGGAGCAGCAGGCCATGTCGTCCGCCTTGGCGCAGGCCGGGAACGGGGTCCACCTCCAGGCGGCCTACGAGTACGCCGACGAGGAGGACGTGACCCTGCTGATCCTCGCCCTGTTCGCGGGCGTCGTGACGCTGGGTGCCGCCGCTATCACGACCGGTCTCGCCAAGGCGGACTCGGAGGCGGACCTCGCCACGCTCGGTGCGGTAGGAGCACCCCCGCGCCTGCGGCGCACACTCTCCGGGTTCCAGTGCGGGGTGGTCGCTCTCACCGGTGTGCTGCTCGGCACTGTGGCGGGTGTCGTCCCGGCGGTGGCTCTGCGCCTGGTCGACCTGTCCAACTCCATGGACCTGATGCGGGCGCAGCCCATGTACTCCGCGTACACACCGATCATTCTGCCGTGGGAGACCATCGGGCTGCTCGTCGTCGCGGTGCCGGTGCTGGCCGGTCTGCTCGCCGCCGCGTTCTCCAGGTCGCGGCCGGACATGACCCGGCGCGCAGGATGA
- a CDS encoding bacterial proteasome activator family protein, translating to MEMPRNDRSQEHPQVLVVGQDGMAIGGGGGGGDDESREIPVTEMVEQPAKVMRIGSMIKQLLEEVRAAPLDEASRVRLKEIHAGSVKELEDGLAPELVEELERLSLPFTEDSVPSEAELRIAQAQLVGWLEGLFHGIQTALFAQQMAARAQLEQMRRALPPGAVQEEEQDGPDPHGPTRSGPYL from the coding sequence ATGGAGATGCCGAGGAATGACCGGTCGCAGGAGCACCCCCAGGTCCTCGTGGTGGGACAGGACGGAATGGCCATCGGCGGCGGTGGCGGTGGCGGTGACGACGAGTCACGCGAGATCCCCGTGACGGAGATGGTGGAACAGCCCGCGAAGGTCATGCGCATCGGCAGCATGATCAAGCAGCTTCTGGAAGAGGTCAGGGCCGCCCCTCTCGACGAGGCGAGCCGGGTCCGGCTGAAGGAGATCCACGCGGGCTCGGTCAAGGAGCTGGAGGACGGTCTGGCGCCCGAGCTGGTGGAGGAACTGGAACGTCTCTCGCTGCCGTTCACCGAGGACTCCGTCCCCTCCGAGGCGGAGCTGCGGATCGCGCAGGCCCAGCTGGTCGGCTGGCTGGAGGGCCTGTTCCACGGCATCCAGACGGCTCTGTTCGCGCAGCAGATGGCGGCCCGCGCCCAGCTGGAGCAGATGCGGCGCGCCCTGCCTCCGGGCGCCGTCCAGGAGGAGGAGCAGGACGGCCCGGACCCGCACGGCCCGACCCGCTCGGGCCCTTATCTGTGA